One genomic region from Candidatus Tisiphia endosymbiont of Dioctria linearis encodes:
- a CDS encoding efflux RND transporter periplasmic adaptor subunit: protein MALISRRKVIYGILFVITAIVVVIVFIKKANDKQIPAQQVDNQATMVPVEVVKAQYSEETNDILVTTGKTLPYETHAVKVNVTGGIKELDLPIGSYVNKGDILAVLDTTQIDYLIELANEEYRLKEKKANAMKQLSDKNLISYTEYVNHRIEYLDAKHKYYALLDDKTNHYIVAPLSGIVERKLVADGELVTQKDKIAVLYDIHIIKVAFDLDESDYQKFKSSPDSYVNIYIPALDLALKLSDFKTSEIAQDKNHSVYIEAFIPNDDNSITPGLFVNVNVVFNSNKQRIKLPNSAIFFESYYFVYVIENNIAKKVRVEIGDSDSQSVEIVSGIKPNDQVVISGKKGLHDGAKVSIEDETTKSEL, encoded by the coding sequence ATGGCGTTAATAAGTCGAAGAAAAGTTATATATGGGATATTATTTGTTATAACAGCGATTGTTGTGGTGATAGTTTTTATCAAAAAAGCAAATGATAAACAAATCCCCGCTCAGCAAGTTGATAATCAAGCGACCATGGTTCCTGTTGAGGTGGTTAAGGCTCAATATTCAGAGGAAACAAATGATATATTGGTTACAACAGGCAAAACCTTGCCATATGAAACACATGCAGTTAAAGTCAATGTAACAGGGGGAATTAAAGAGCTTGATTTGCCGATAGGTAGTTATGTCAATAAAGGTGATATTTTAGCAGTATTAGATACCACGCAAATTGACTACCTGATTGAACTGGCAAATGAAGAGTATCGTCTTAAAGAGAAAAAAGCTAATGCGATGAAACAGCTATCGGATAAGAATCTCATTAGCTATACAGAATATGTAAACCACCGCATAGAATATCTTGATGCTAAGCATAAATATTATGCATTACTTGATGACAAGACCAATCATTATATTGTTGCTCCGTTAAGTGGCATTGTTGAACGAAAACTTGTTGCTGATGGAGAACTTGTTACACAAAAGGATAAAATAGCCGTTCTTTATGATATTCATATTATCAAGGTTGCATTTGATCTCGATGAAAGCGACTATCAAAAATTTAAAAGCTCACCGGATAGTTATGTTAACATCTATATTCCTGCTTTAGATTTAGCCCTTAAACTAAGCGATTTTAAAACTTCAGAAATTGCTCAAGATAAGAATCACTCAGTCTATATTGAGGCGTTTATTCCAAATGATGACAATTCAATCACGCCTGGCTTATTTGTTAATGTAAATGTTGTTTTCAATAGCAATAAGCAAAGGATAAAATTACCAAACTCAGCTATCTTTTTTGAATCCTATTATTTTGTCTATGTTATTGAGAATAATATAGCTAAAAAAGTAAGGGTTGAAATAGGTGATAGTGATAGTCAAAGTGTAGAGATAGTTAGTGGTATTAAACCGAATGATCAAGTGGTTATTTCAGGAAAGAAGGGATTGCATGATGGGGCTAAGGTTTCGATTGAAGATGAAACAACTAAGTCAGAATTATAA
- a CDS encoding type IV secretion system protein has translation MKNIFVILLISIFCLSGCTGDRCIDADDFGFIKFVISSRYKKEQLSGQQQDNQSAPWVDTGYSVNGQPLTILVKTWDFAKGDKNSSSELSAWCAWYGQENNTNTLSEFCKRLQECKFIDGKMCTNSKDAKVSNAPCLFKNGVGLYLLIAERNNTNPNLSLDTQRTPKGITAHLGEPLVGHELYDLNKRGELVKAGGISYKYDEDQGKKRQYDKSPLYFKILDKFYDDNNGQYRVVIKSGINDTRSDPIEFLTNLIKVELFGDDKEKGLVRAVYENIIKTPGYRLSVSALLTLYIIFTGFSFLIGNVNLTHTELIIRILKVSIVSTLLSSTSSWQFFHDYLFVFFIGGVEQILEIIKQTAMTGPGSWSIIGLMIAPQTMAKLFSLLFVDPLGFIYIILFLIALYYIFMMVFKATIIYLTALIIIGMIIIMAPIFICFMLFGITRSLFENWLRQLISYAIQPIILFTGLAFISVIIRTEIYSSLGFGVCKYDFPNLGPINELFGSINEDLDTSLGDSIFYWWFPSPMKANNFSKTMAKILVPVDHRVKDDSPEGSSPEGKLCLAYECTEDRYIELPFLDPVNDLTRINNFFNGKFVQLDGLLLIFVCVYLLSKFNDIAVSSAKFLSSTSGNLTNLQGVGQSAFTPIQQQIERPANYAFGAVKKRADQQVEKVSMFFAGEYEDWKMGGVAREALDPKSVNSSVLSEVKRNYGIDYKDVNVKAESDYHRAISEVMKTIKPDEPVKEFTGSYSELRDHLAALKFGAGKKYDTLDEEQKKQLNDLMKTKDGKTLRELASDVKFTKDFQQAYMNSHQEMSKRGIGLFGKNIAPLRSWQEMNKRIGEKKELRDRKRRNIGEKIYAGYEGLKREALTAIVGKDLRDAFEGNLTGTEWEDFNYNDPRLRTHTESLKDEQRSLEYQKLKTKINKETIAVQEDISSPEYLARLELHGRTADVDYYEELTNQNLAFQVYNALAQGEDNRENPVLMGERFMREKATDTQTREMIDNAHKIEQRMIDEDRYVRRQEYYDVMREKAQANGDNQSLEYSEAVLKKIEERKEHIKKEIKSHIDGINQYRLAAKMSKYEKD, from the coding sequence ATGAAGAATATTTTTGTTATTTTATTAATTTCTATATTTTGCCTTTCAGGGTGTACTGGGGATAGGTGCATTGATGCAGATGATTTTGGCTTTATAAAATTTGTAATTTCTTCAAGATATAAAAAAGAACAGTTAAGTGGGCAACAACAAGATAATCAATCGGCTCCTTGGGTTGATACTGGATATAGTGTAAATGGTCAACCACTAACTATCTTGGTAAAAACTTGGGATTTTGCTAAAGGAGATAAAAATAGCTCTTCAGAGTTATCAGCTTGGTGTGCATGGTATGGTCAAGAAAATAATACCAATACTTTATCTGAATTTTGTAAGAGATTACAAGAATGCAAATTTATAGATGGTAAGATGTGTACTAATAGTAAAGATGCTAAAGTTAGTAATGCACCATGCTTATTTAAAAATGGAGTGGGACTATATTTATTGATTGCTGAGCGTAATAATACAAATCCTAATCTTTCATTGGATACCCAACGTACACCAAAAGGAATTACCGCCCATCTTGGTGAGCCTCTTGTTGGTCATGAACTTTATGATCTTAATAAAAGAGGTGAATTAGTAAAAGCTGGAGGGATAAGTTATAAATATGATGAAGATCAAGGTAAAAAAAGGCAATACGATAAATCTCCATTATATTTTAAGATTTTAGATAAATTTTACGATGATAATAATGGTCAGTATCGTGTAGTTATTAAATCTGGGATTAATGACACTAGGTCAGATCCTATTGAGTTTCTAACAAATTTAATAAAGGTTGAATTATTTGGTGACGATAAAGAAAAGGGTCTAGTTAGGGCAGTTTACGAGAATATTATAAAAACACCAGGATATCGTCTATCTGTTTCGGCTCTGTTAACTTTGTATATCATATTTACAGGATTTTCTTTTCTGATTGGCAATGTTAATCTTACACATACCGAATTAATAATCAGAATATTAAAAGTTAGTATAGTATCTACTTTACTTAGCTCCACTAGTAGTTGGCAATTTTTCCATGATTACTTATTCGTGTTTTTCATAGGAGGGGTGGAGCAAATATTAGAAATAATTAAACAAACTGCTATGACTGGGCCTGGGTCTTGGAGTATTATAGGTTTGATGATTGCCCCACAAACTATGGCAAAACTATTTTCGTTACTATTTGTCGATCCATTAGGGTTTATATATATAATTCTATTCCTGATAGCTCTTTATTATATCTTCATGATGGTATTTAAGGCTACTATTATATATCTTACGGCATTGATAATTATTGGGATGATTATCATAATGGCACCAATATTCATTTGTTTTATGTTATTTGGTATCACCCGCTCATTGTTTGAAAATTGGTTAAGGCAACTGATTTCCTATGCTATACAACCGATTATATTATTTACTGGTTTAGCGTTTATTTCAGTGATTATTAGAACAGAGATATATTCTTCACTTGGTTTTGGTGTATGTAAGTATGACTTCCCAAATTTAGGTCCGATAAATGAACTATTTGGTAGTATTAATGAAGATTTAGATACTAGTCTTGGTGACTCGATATTTTATTGGTGGTTTCCATCTCCAATGAAAGCTAACAATTTTTCGAAGACAATGGCTAAAATATTAGTGCCTGTCGATCATCGTGTAAAGGATGATTCGCCAGAGGGCAGTTCGCCGGAGGGTAAACTATGTCTAGCTTATGAATGTACTGAAGATAGGTATATTGAGTTACCATTTTTAGATCCAGTCAACGATTTAACAAGAATTAACAACTTTTTTAATGGTAAGTTTGTTCAGTTGGATGGATTATTGTTAATTTTTGTATGTGTTTATTTACTAAGTAAATTTAATGATATAGCTGTTTCAAGTGCTAAATTCTTATCTAGCACATCGGGTAATCTAACAAATTTACAAGGAGTTGGACAAAGTGCCTTTACCCCTATTCAGCAACAAATAGAGAGACCTGCAAACTATGCTTTTGGGGCTGTCAAGAAAAGGGCGGATCAACAAGTTGAGAAGGTAAGTATGTTTTTTGCCGGTGAGTATGAAGATTGGAAGATGGGGGGTGTAGCACGAGAGGCACTTGATCCCAAATCAGTAAATTCGAGTGTTTTAAGTGAAGTGAAAAGAAATTATGGTATAGACTATAAAGACGTTAATGTTAAAGCTGAAAGTGATTATCACAGAGCTATTAGCGAGGTTATGAAAACTATTAAACCTGATGAACCAGTTAAAGAATTTACTGGTAGTTATTCAGAACTTCGTGATCATTTAGCAGCTCTTAAATTTGGGGCAGGTAAGAAATATGATACTCTTGATGAAGAGCAAAAGAAACAACTTAATGACTTAATGAAAACTAAAGATGGTAAAACTTTACGAGAATTAGCAAGTGATGTGAAATTTACCAAAGATTTCCAGCAAGCTTATATGAATTCGCATCAAGAAATGTCAAAAAGAGGAATAGGATTATTCGGTAAGAATATAGCCCCTCTAAGAAGTTGGCAAGAGATGAACAAGCGTATTGGTGAAAAGAAAGAATTGCGTGATAGGAAACGTAGGAATATAGGGGAGAAAATATATGCTGGTTATGAAGGGTTAAAGCGGGAAGCTCTGACTGCTATTGTTGGTAAAGATTTACGGGATGCTTTTGAGGGTAACTTGACTGGAACTGAGTGGGAAGATTTTAATTATAATGATCCAAGACTTAGAACTCATACTGAATCACTTAAGGATGAACAACGATCTTTGGAATATCAAAAACTTAAGACCAAAATCAATAAAGAGACTATTGCTGTTCAGGAAGATATCTCATCTCCTGAATATCTAGCTAGACTTGAATTACATGGTAGAACAGCAGATGTTGATTATTATGAAGAATTAACTAACCAAAACCTTGCTTTTCAGGTATATAATGCTCTTGCTCAAGGCGAAGATAATAGAGAAAATCCGGTATTAATGGGGGAAAGATTTATGCGAGAGAAAGCAACAGATACTCAAACTCGTGAAATGATTGATAATGCCCATAAGATTGAGCAAAGAATGATTGATGAGGATAGATATGTACGTAGACAAGAATATTATGATGTTATGCGTGAGAAAGCCCAAGCCAATGGTGATAACCAATCTTTAGAGTATAGCGAAGCAGTATTGAAAAAAATAGAAGAAAGAAAAGAGCATATTAAAAAGGAAATTAAATCTCATATTGATGGAATTAATCAATACCGCTTAGCTGCTAAAATGTCTAAATATGAAAAAGATTAG